The Chanos chanos chromosome 3, fChaCha1.1, whole genome shotgun sequence genome segment CTCCCGCTGTAATTAAAGGTTTCTGTCAGAGTTGGTCGAATGCTCAGTTTGAGGTTTTACTGCACATTCAATTAACAATACTTTCACAGTCAACAGAGTTAATCATAGGACAAACaacattctctcactcaaacagaaAGAAGTTCAATCGtttttatcaatttttttttttatttacaaaaatgggTGGCAAGTGTCAATTGttgatattaaaacaaaaacaaaacaacacacaacaacaaacaaaacaacattcacCCACATTTAAGCCACTGAATTTGAATCATATACTCAAATAAGTTCATtggcagtcttttttttttgtttgttttaaattccaGTATTCAACTGAATTGTCAAGGCAGTGACTTAAGAGATGAAACCTTAAATAGTCaatgtagattaaaaaaaacaaaacacacacacacacacacacacacacacacatggagacacgcacacacaaacaaaaaatgcgTAAAAGAGAAGGCTTCTTAGTTTTAAAATCTCAAGAGTTCAGGAAGAGTCGAATGTTCAACATTCTGCAGATTCCCTGGTTGGCAAGAGTATGCCAATATCCCCAATCAGGCCGCAGAGAGCACAGCCTTGctcacacagtgaaacacaacagCCCCGGTCCAAAACCACACAAGAGGACaagacgaaaaagaaaaaaagagaattagaGGCCAACAGGAAcataacagtcttttttttttcctctctctctctctctctctctgattactgcagttttgttttcattgggtGTATCATTATTTTGAGGTTTGAAAATGCTCAACATGGAGTTTGGCTTCTTTAaaccaagtctctctctctctttgtctctttctctctctctctctctctctctccctctccctctccctctctctctgcgtttGGGGTTTTCTGAGAACAAGACAGCACAAGACACTTCCTTTTGAGATTCACTGTATTCCCAGCATGGGATTTCaaaatcaacatcaacatcTTCACCATGACAAGAACTCAGACCTTGTTAAAAACGacaacatactgtatatatgtacaaGTATCAAGTAAACAAATgcatagcattttttttttaattattatacTTCAAACAGCACTCTGGATGCTTTGAGAACAAACAATATCCGAGTTAGAAGGCTGGGAGATGGGCTCCTGGCCCATGGTTGATGGTCTTCCTTAGTTAAAGGGAGACAGTTTAGTTCTTCAGAGGCCACTCGTCGCTGGCCTCCTGTACAGGCAGGCTGCGCTGGGGTGGCGTGGTGGAGATGCTGGGTTTGGGCGCGCTCTGGAAACTCTCCTCATTAGACTGCTCCTGAACCGGACAGCTGAAGGGCTCCTCGGTATCCGCGCTGCCGCCGCCTAGCGACGTTTGACTGACGTACACGACGATGACATCGCCGCTGAAGTTCATCACTTGTCCGTTGGAGATGAACGTAGTGTTGTTGTTTCCCGTCACCTGACCTGCACCAAACAATAAACGAACGTCAGCATACGTTACGGATCACGAAAACGTCCCCCCCCTATGAAATACCAGGATCTAATCTCCAATATCTGCAGCAAGCGGCGGCAGAAATactacagggggaaaaaaaacaaaaaaaaaaaacactttacgTTTCCTCGAGTCAAACCGTAACTCATCAGTCatctctctgtggtctgtggtgaacatattttgcatattttatcTATTATATCAGCAACAAAAAAGATCAGCCTGCATGTTATCCTATCAAGAAGACCATAAAAACAGTGTCTGTTGTGACAAAGACCTTCACAAATGTACTTTTCTGCCCTAAAAGCACTAAACTTTGAATACATcaaaacaggtttgtttttttttttgggtgggggggggggggggggggggggggcgggttttTTCACTAGGCCCGtctttaatattaaaataaaaggCTGGTACTACTATGTCAGCTCTTCGCTGGCAATAACTGTAGCTATTTATACCCTATACCTTCAGAagggtccaaaaaaaaaaaaaaaaaaaaaaaaagaagcaaacgGCTTCCTTCTCTTTATGTTTCAACATCCGCAGTCTCTGAGCAGTTCCCATTTTAAACAGAGAATACTCACACCATCGCCTCTCCTCAGCAGACACACTTAACCGAGTCAGACCCTCCGTGAGTCATCCTTCACACATCCTTTAGTCAGCTAACCATGATTTATGACGTCTCAAACAGCTATCGACGCCAGCTTCTTTTTTTACGTCCTCTATTTTACCGGAAAATCAATTAACCGgaatgcaattttttttgttgtttgttttttttctgggtttttttttttttttttaatttgtattccTCAACAATGAAAGCTTCATCAAAAAACCGACTCTTTGCATAAATACACTGAGGAATGTTGTCGACATGAAAAGAGGACAAGTAGTGAGAAATCCATCATTTTAATGCGACCGTATTAAGAAACAATCTAACGCTAATGTTACCCgtgcaactgaaaaaaaaagaaaaagaaaaaagaaacgtCGAAAGGAAATCAAAGAAGCAGGAACTTGGCCCGCATGTGCACGAACAGTAACCGGAAAATTCTGCCGCTGCAATTGCACAGATTATGGGAAATGATGTTTACCACTTTGTTAAAACATCTGTTATAAGATCAAGTCGCTTCGACCTGAGTGATTGCCTTGGTgagcagtttctttttttctccttttttcttttttttttttttgaggcagtATTACTCAAGTTCTTGAGTTTACAGCACATGTTGTTTCAATTGAACCTGGGTCAGTCGACGCAGTGAGGAATGTGAGACAAACACACGAGCTGCTAGCTGGCATCTCTGTATTTAAACCCCCCTGGACACAGAACTGTTGTTCATTACTGTAGTTATTATGATAATAGCATGACCTTGAGATACTTCAGATACTGACTGGATGTATACATAGCCTTAATCTGAGTGCTAGAGCAGATTTTTGCAGGGTAGTAACTGTATTTGTCTTGGCCCTGATACGAGGTTTTAAGAACTGTGTATTAACACAAGATAAATTACTAGGTACTAAGCGAAGGTATGAACTGAATAAACTAAAACAAGCAATGACAAAGGACCTATAACAAATTGACCATTTACAAATGTTGTAAAGACACATCATTCAAACCTACACTATACTTCAGACCGttgtcaaacacacatttgaagTGTCGAGAATGactaaagctctctctctctgtcacactctcctctcttcaaCTCTGCTCTCCTTCGCTGAGAACGTGCTCATTTCGCTAACGGGACAAATGACAGTTTTGGTAAAGATTGTTTAAGGCACTCGTGCGATATTTGTTTGGTATTGTATCAACACTagaattttaaaagaaagaaaatcggAAGGTGAAGGGAGACCTAGCCCGGTCATTTAAAAACTTTAACCAAAGAGCGCTGTAGTTACACAACCCTGGCGATGTTAGTACATAAATACAATACATTTGTATGAGCGTCATCAAGTGTAACTGCCAGTGGAATTGCATAGACTGCTAACCATTATGGAGACAGAGAGTAGTTCTCATACCTGATGTAAGGGCAGCTTCTGTGCATTGACCCTGGTACTCTGGGTCAGACTCAGACAGCTTCATGTCATTACTGTCAATCAAAGTGAGGCCCTGATTGTTGGCGCTGACTGATGACATCATCGCCATAGTAGTAGAGTCAATACTGCAGCAGCAGGGTTCGTTCTGCCTGTACAGCCCCTGAACCAGAGCCCCGTCGCCGCGGCAACCCCTCTCCCCGGGCACGGTTTGTTCTTTGGTGGCATGGTCGCACAGGTAGAGATCATGAGATTCTTGCAGCTGTGAACGCTCACCACAAACCCCAACGTTCTCTGGGCAGCAATTGTCACACAGAAACGCCTCCTGGAGGAGCGTCTGTCCCTCAGAACCTCCCTCCCCAGCTTCTGGGTCCACGCCCCCGCAGGAGCACGACCCGTCCACACCCGGAGCGACGACCTGGCTGCAGTCTTCATTTTCCCCCACCTCCACGGGCTCCTTCATAGAGAGCACGCAGCTACAGGAGCTGCCCGACAGAGGCGACGAGGGACCCCCCTCCGACATCTCACTGGGGGTGCTGGACGACCCGTCAGCCTGATCGCCGTCGCGCTCCTGGTCTGGTTTGTCGGACTCCTCTTTGGGGGAGGTGAGCCTGCTACTGGGACACATGCTGAAGGACTTGGCTGGGTCGTCGTCTTGGCGAATCAGGTGACAGGTGATCTCGTACAGGGTACAGGTCTGTTGGCCGTTACTGCTGCTGAAGGGAGGTGTAGAGGTCTCCTAACGAAAACAGATGGAAAGATAGAGTGACTAAGAGGTTTGGAAGAGCGGAGATATGTCATTTCAAAtagattgttgtttttttttttttttttggcataccTGTTGTATTCTGGTTCTTTTCAGGCTTTGGACACATGACCGTAAATTTACTGTAACGCAATAAAATGACCTATTAATGGTCAAGACACAGGGATTTTGGAACAAATTGTATAAGACgtgaaaaaacttttttttctccccctttagCACAACATTTACCTGTGAGGAGTGTCAATCTGTTCTTGtaacagaacaaaaagaggATAATTAGTGACACCACCACGATAATGGACAGAACCATCTCCACCACTAACCACGGCTGAGGACCTGAGAGACAATCAAGAGAGTACATTTTAAAACGATAACAAGCGCCCCCGACTTATTTCCAAACTTTAATCGGTAAATTGCACACAGTCAACGTCGAATGTAAATGTCGTTTTTCAGCCGCTTCACGTTGAGCAAAGTCCTTCAGTTTCTCGGAGCTCTTGAGAGCCAAATGGCCACTTAAAAACCGAATGAATAAAACAGCATGCCTTCAAATTACAGCATCGGTCATAGGTTGAGCATGCACATGAGGTTGCATACCAGTGTGAGGAGGTCCACACGTCACATCTGCTGTAGCCGTCCCGGGCCTTTTTTCCGTTTTGCCGTTGGCTTTGCAGCTGGAGAGAAATTAAGACAACAAATCAATATATGATttctatacttttttttttttttttttttgcccacatCTATTTCGATcaatctttccctctccccGTGAACGTTCACCGCAAATACTACAGGCAATAGAAAATAACCTCTTTCCAGGGGAAGTGGTGAGGAAATTAGTCATATCGCCACAGTGTGGTAAGACTGCGGGGGCTTTTAAAACAGCGTTTTCAACTGCCATGGGAACGAGCGTAAGCCAACAGGCGACGCATGACGTCCCCGAGTCTGTAAACGTTGCGACCGTTTCTTTCGGCTGTTGAATTAATcaaggtgttttttgtttttttgttttttttccctcgaatgctgtttgtggttttgcagccccccccccccccccccccccccccaaaaaacacagcatactCACTCTGTCCATTTTTTACAGGGATCAATTGAGTCAGAGTCCGAGAAAAAGCCATACTTGCAGGCCTCGCAGGAGCCCTCACCGGAATCTGCGTTGGAACAAGACAACAAATCCATAATTGAAGCTGACAGGTTTTGTGCCTTCCAAGTTTTTGAGATATAATCCTCAAAAGAAATCCTCATGTATAAAAATAGATGAGGTTAAACATATAATTGCGCAAAATGATCTCTTTAGCTTTTTTAAGCTATTTCTTTAAATCTTAACTACAGCATGACTATGTCAGGGTACTGAAAATAACCAATAAACCATAGAGTCCAAAGATACATGTATATCTGCTCTGTTATAATTTCCTCTCTCATGTGGCACTACACCCAGTGAACACCCAGTACACCAAAAGTTCTCCGTGTCTTTTCCAGAGAAAACCACTCACTGAAAAACATGGGCTATACACTGGCCCATTCATCTGTATTTAAAAGAGTATTTGTAGGTAACTAGTATTCATGGTGCGCTCACACAGCCATCTGTATATGGACATATCTGTCCATcagttatatatacatatacatatacatatacatatatatacacacacacacacatgataatACTGAGTGCATAAGTGGATAAGAGGTTTACCCTTCATGACGAATCCGTGTCCAGGACGACAGGGTGGGATCTTTACACAGAACTCACAGTTAATGACAGAACACTGGTAGCCCTGCTTACACTGACAGGGCACAGGAGCTGTGGCATTACTGGGCCGGGTGGGACTGAAGCCCTTGCCTGCATGTCGGGAGATGAGAGTATGGGGGTGAGAGACAGGCCTCATTCCTGTTTGAAGGCCGTTCAGGATTGAAAGACATGCTTGAATTGAGAttgaaatttcaaaatatgtGAGTGAAAACCTGGGTTTTGGTGGAACTGATGTGTGTTCGGTGTGTAAAGTGCTCATAgttgaacgcacacacacacacacacacacacacacacacaagtgaaaaGATTACAAACCCGTGTCACAGTACTTCTGTTGGATACATTTAGTCTCCAGGTTCCAGTCTGGCTGGTATTCATTCGTTCCACAGGGCACACATACAGTGTCCTTGTTGCCTTCGCATTCTGCATACAAATACTTCCCTGCATTCAAGAGGAGAGAGGGTACTGTATCAACAAGAGCAAATTTCTGTCGCTTTACAGccaaacattaaaatgattccCACTGTCTAGCTTTTCATCATTAAGGATACTTGCAGGAGGCACCAGACTGAGAGACATAGGGTAAACCGTGTTCCCACTAATGCCCTCAGATGGGGTCTCTTCAGACCAAAAATTACTTTAGTTTGTGTAAGCTAGTTCCTCTTCTGCTTTTCACACTGGTAATGCTAAAAATAGGGATTTTCACAGTCCAGTATAATGTCTCAACCGTCACCCAAACAGGATTAGTTCATCTATAGCATTAGAGAGGGGCTCCATTTCCGGAGTGTTTCCACTCGTGCTCTGTActgttaaatatatatgttcTGAGTGTGTTAAAAATACACTGATATACTAAActaggggagagggagagagagagagagagagagagagagagagagagagagagagagagagagaaagagaaatgaatgtgaGTGTTATAACCAACCTGGTTCACACTTGCTACAACAAACATTGTCTTTCTTATACTGGTTCTGACCACAGCCACTTGGTTTAGCGAAAACCTcctgcaaaaataaataaataaacacataaaatcaaACAATGAAATAACAAATCACTGTTACAACTGTTAATAACTATCTATTTATTGTcggacatctttttttttttttttgttttatcacacaAAGTTCACAACATAGACTCTCTGCATTTTTACAGTCACACATTCAGTGAAAAAGCTTAGCTAACAGCACTACAATAACACCAAACGACAGTTTAATTACCTGCCCACAGACTTTAATAACCCTGTGAGTTATGTGTTAGAACACTGTGAGTCACGGCAGGCGATGGACTCATACTCAACTGTCAGTAAGATATGACAGAGGAGTTGTGCTTGCCCACAGTAAGTTTAGGAGTACATTGTGGCTACGTGCTGGAGTTATATAGCTGCAAGATGTCCGAACATTATTCATtgacattggaaaaaaaaaaaaaaaaaaaaggcaaaaaaaaaagggcattaCTATTTGCAAAAAGGGCAAGTAGTAATGCCTGCCCAGTGTCTAAAATCTGataaagagggacagagagagagagagagagagagagagagagagagaaatagttttCCTTTTGGGTTTTGAAAATACCACAGAGTGATTTCCAGCGCTCTTAAGTCGCGAGGAAactcaaatttcatttttattccatACAGATTCGAAGATTGGACattatttgaatgaataaaactgaaacagaagtcATCCAGCAGGcccagagagagactgtgtttgaaAGGAGGAAAGTGCCCATCTAAAAGACTTGGCATGACCAGCGCGGGTGTTCCACTGTGTAGACCActaaaatgtgttgtaaataaGCTTTCAGCTCCGTTTTTCTCACACGGCAAATGAAACGTGCTTTGGCATCACAAACAACAATTTGTGCTAAGAGTGGAATAATACATATTAACTAGCGTATTcctacggaaaaaaaaaaaaaacaaccaaaaaacagaatgacGACATGGCACCGTGACAGAACATGCCGTCTGCAAATTTCCCATAACAgtgacaaagtaaaaaaaaaagaaaaaaaa includes the following:
- the tnfrsf11a gene encoding tumor necrosis factor receptor superfamily member 11A yields the protein MRLHFTTSWIFQGWIVFFIALCIQEVFAKPSGCGQNQYKKDNVCCSKCEPGKYLYAECEGNKDTVCVPCGTNEYQPDWNLETKCIQQKYCDTGKGFSPTRPSNATAPVPCQCKQGYQCSVINCEFCVKIPPCRPGHGFVMKDSGEGSCEACKYGFFSDSDSIDPCKKWTDCKANGKTEKRPGTATADVTCGPPHTGPQPWLVVEMVLSIIVVVSLIILFLFCYKNRLTLLTVNLRSCVQSLKRTRIQQETSTPPFSSSNGQQTCTLYEITCHLIRQDDDPAKSFSMCPSSRLTSPKEESDKPDQERDGDQADGSSSTPSEMSEGGPSSPLSGSSCSCVLSMKEPVEVGENEDCSQVVAPGVDGSCSCGGVDPEAGEGGSEGQTLLQEAFLCDNCCPENVGVCGERSQLQESHDLYLCDHATKEQTVPGERGCRGDGALVQGLYRQNEPCCCSIDSTTMAMMSSVSANNQGLTLIDSNDMKLSESDPEYQGQCTEAALTSGQVTGNNNTTFISNGQVMNFSGDVIVVYVSQTSLGGGSADTEEPFSCPVQEQSNEESFQSAPKPSISTTPPQRSLPVQEASDEWPLKN